AGGGGCAGCATATTGCCAACTGGCAGATATCTCAGAATGCTCTCGGAGTTGGAGAGAATCGCATTCGAGAGTATGCCCTTGAGATAGGAGCCGACCCTGTTCAACTTTGCGAAGCCCTAAGGGAAATGCCAGAGGGGAGTCTGGCTCATTTTGAAAAAACCCTTAAATTACTGTGGCTTATGGCTCAACAGCTCTCCTCAAAGGGATATGCCAACCTCATTTTGGCCCGGGAAATAGAGCAGGTGAGAACCACAGAAAAGATGCTCGAAGAATCTCAGGAAGACCTGCGATCCCTTGCTTCTGAATTAACCCTAGCAGAAGAACGGACCCGACGCAAAATCGCGGCAAATCTTCACGACCAGGTGGGACACGCACTGGTAACCATGCAAAGGAATCTTCGCCAGGCCCATAGAACTCATGATGGACAGGTGAAAAACACCCTCTTATCTGCAAGCATAGCCCATCTCGATGAAGTTATAGAGCAGACTCGAGACCTTACGGCCAGGTTAAGTCCCCCTCTGCTATATGATTTAGGTCTCGCCGCCGCTTTAGAATCCCTTGGAGACGAAATGTTTTCTCCTCTTTCAATTGATTTTATCCTTGATGCAGCTATGAATTGCCGTCTTCTCGAACAAGAATTGAGCATTATGCTTTACCATATGGTCAAAGAACTTTTCATAAATGTTCTGAAACATGCCCGAGCTACCGCAATCCAATGTCTTATTACGAGGGAAGATGGTTTTTTTTGTGTCGCTGTTCATGATGACGGTGTAGGATTCGACCCCTCTCAAGCCATTACCATTCGGAAACGAAGTTTTGGCCTATTCAGCATAAGAGAACGTCTTCGACATTGGGGAGGGCAAATGATCATTAACTCTTCTGCAGGAAAAGGAACGGGCATTATCATCAGGATCCCCTTGAAAAACAGTTCTGAAGGAGGTTTTATCTGTGACCGTTCGGATCATCGTTGCTGACGACCACCCTGTAACACGAAAAGGGCTCAGCAGCGTTCTGGAAAATATTGAGAGTTTTCAGGTTGTTGCTGAAACAGGAGATGGACGTTCTACAGTGGAAGCAGCTTTGTCCCACTCTCC
This region of Aminobacterium colombiense DSM 12261 genomic DNA includes:
- a CDS encoding PocR ligand-binding domain-containing protein encodes the protein MASPRISLLDLIEREELQKIQDAFAEVHDVASVITDVHGNSITEPSNFSKVCQLVRQTSEGASRCIRSDRVLGIKAARLLQPTYQRCLSCGFVDASAPIIVEGQHIANWQISQNALGVGENRIREYALEIGADPVQLCEALREMPEGSLAHFEKTLKLLWLMAQQLSSKGYANLILAREIEQVRTTEKMLEESQEDLRSLASELTLAEERTRRKIAANLHDQVGHALVTMQRNLRQAHRTHDGQVKNTLLSASIAHLDEVIEQTRDLTARLSPPLLYDLGLAAALESLGDEMFSPLSIDFILDAAMNCRLLEQELSIMLYHMVKELFINVLKHARATAIQCLITREDGFFCVAVHDDGVGFDPSQAITIRKRSFGLFSIRERLRHWGGQMIINSSAGKGTGIIIRIPLKNSSEGGFICDRSDHRC